From one Desulfuromonadales bacterium genomic stretch:
- a CDS encoding YbaK/EbsC family protein: protein MLAKGLKAFLDKEHIRYSTLTHAPAFTAEEIAASAHIPGKNLAKTVMVKLDGKLAMAVLPAPEKVDLDRLREVTGARKAILAAEEDFRGRFPGYEIGAMPPFGNLYGMDVFVAATLAEDTEIAFNAGTHTDLVLMRYADFARLAQPKVVSFSVRH from the coding sequence ATGTTGGCCAAAGGATTGAAAGCGTTTCTCGACAAGGAACACATCCGCTACTCGACCCTCACCCACGCCCCCGCCTTCACCGCGGAGGAGATCGCCGCCTCGGCCCACATCCCCGGCAAGAACCTGGCGAAGACCGTCATGGTCAAGCTCGACGGCAAGCTGGCCATGGCCGTGCTCCCCGCCCCCGAAAAGGTCGATCTCGACCGGTTGCGGGAGGTGACCGGGGCGCGCAAGGCGATTCTCGCCGCCGAGGAGGATTTCAGGGGACGCTTCCCCGGTTACGAGATCGGCGCCATGCCCCCCTTCGGCAATCTCTACGGCATGGACGTCTTCGTCGCCGCCACCCTGGCCGAGGACACGGAGATCGCCTTCAACGCCGGCACCCATACCGACCTGGTGCTGATGCGCTACGCCGATTTCGCCCGACTGGCCCAACCGAAGGTGGTGAGTTTTTCGGTCCGGCATTAG
- a CDS encoding flavodoxin family protein, which yields MKALAFNGSPKNEGNTFHAISMVAAELEKEGIETEIVQVGNKVVRGCTACGQCIKNKNEQCVLPGDEVNEWIQKMKHADGIILGSPVHYAAMGGTMKSFLDRAFYVTGVNGGMLRHKVGAAVVAVRRSGGLPTFDQLNNYLCYSEMLIPTSNYWNVIHGARPGEVTQDAEGAQIMRVLGRNMAWLMKLVENGKGTVAPPQREAKIYMNFVR from the coding sequence ATGAAAGCGCTGGCATTCAATGGAAGCCCCAAAAACGAAGGGAACACCTTTCATGCCATTAGCATGGTGGCCGCTGAACTGGAAAAGGAGGGAATCGAGACGGAAATCGTCCAGGTCGGGAACAAGGTGGTCAGAGGCTGTACCGCCTGCGGCCAGTGCATCAAAAACAAAAATGAACAATGCGTGCTGCCTGGCGATGAGGTCAATGAGTGGATCCAGAAAATGAAGCATGCCGATGGAATCATTTTAGGCTCTCCCGTTCACTACGCGGCGATGGGCGGAACCATGAAATCCTTTCTGGATCGGGCCTTCTATGTGACCGGCGTCAATGGCGGCATGCTGCGCCACAAGGTCGGTGCGGCGGTGGTCGCGGTACGGCGTTCCGGGGGGCTGCCCACCTTCGACCAACTGAACAATTATCTCTGCTATTCCGAAATGTTGATCCCGACGTCCAATTACTGGAACGTGATCCATGGAGCCCGGCCGGGAGAAGTGACACAGGATGCAGAGGGGGCACAGATCATGCGGGTGCTGGGCCGGAACATGGCGTGGCTGATGAAGCTGGTCGAAAACGGCAAAGGCACGGTTGCCCCGCCGCAGAGAGAGGCCAAAATCTATATGAACTTCGTTCGCTGA